A part of Acidobacteriota bacterium genomic DNA contains:
- a CDS encoding hybrid sensor histidine kinase/response regulator, with translation MNPPEARLPESQGAGSRGRMLVVDDDPRSRRLLESYLLAEGYDVMTAEGGQQGLDRIREQLPDVVLLDVMMPGMTGYQVCEQIKSEPRTRMCQVMLVTALDSTPEKVEGLDVGADDYLAKPVRRDEFLAKVRALMRVRELLGDLQSAKEELANRNEELQLKKTLAQSLVHDLKSPLAAILGNLDLLESRQAEGLEKMIARSKTGAQRMLKMILNLLDVEGLEQGQLTPTVERCDLNAILTAVMEEAQVGAIQQEVRLEKSADIPLMVVLDPVLIRRVFDNLMANAVTHSPRGGTVTIDIQPGRDELQVSVTDDGSGVPEDFREMVFEKYAQLDARRSGVSNNRGLGLTFCRLAVLAHGGQVRVDPTDGRGARFVVTLPTCLPVPAALTHETLFSRN, from the coding sequence GTGAATCCTCCCGAAGCCAGACTACCCGAATCCCAGGGGGCGGGGTCCCGCGGTCGCATGCTGGTCGTCGATGACGATCCGCGTAGCCGACGGCTCCTCGAGAGCTATCTCCTCGCCGAGGGCTACGACGTCATGACGGCGGAGGGTGGGCAGCAGGGACTCGATCGGATTCGTGAGCAACTGCCCGATGTAGTCCTCCTGGACGTCATGATGCCGGGGATGACCGGCTATCAGGTCTGCGAGCAGATCAAGTCGGAGCCCCGCACCCGGATGTGCCAGGTGATGCTGGTCACTGCCCTGGACAGCACACCGGAGAAGGTCGAGGGGTTGGACGTCGGTGCCGACGACTACCTCGCCAAGCCCGTTCGGCGCGATGAGTTTCTCGCCAAGGTTCGCGCGTTGATGCGCGTGCGCGAACTGCTGGGCGATCTTCAGTCGGCCAAGGAAGAGCTGGCGAATCGCAACGAAGAGTTACAACTGAAGAAGACGCTGGCCCAGTCTCTGGTCCACGATCTCAAGAGCCCGCTGGCCGCGATCCTCGGTAACCTGGATCTGCTGGAGAGCCGTCAGGCGGAGGGGCTCGAGAAGATGATCGCGCGAAGTAAGACCGGTGCCCAACGCATGTTGAAGATGATCCTCAATCTGCTCGATGTAGAGGGGCTGGAGCAGGGTCAACTGACGCCGACCGTGGAGCGCTGCGATCTGAATGCGATCCTGACGGCCGTCATGGAAGAGGCCCAGGTTGGCGCGATCCAGCAGGAGGTTCGTCTGGAGAAGTCGGCCGACATCCCGTTGATGGTGGTCCTGGATCCCGTCCTGATCCGACGCGTCTTCGACAATCTGATGGCCAACGCGGTGACCCACTCTCCGCGAGGGGGCACGGTCACGATCGATATTCAGCCGGGGCGTGACGAGCTGCAGGTCAGTGTGACCGACGATGGCTCGGGAGTCCCCGAGGACTTTCGCGAGATGGTCTTCGAAAAATACGCTCAACTGGACGCCCGTCGATCCGGGGTCTCCAACAACCGCGGGCTGGGTCTGACGTTCTGTCGGCTTGCGGTGTTGGCACACGGTGGACAGGTTCGAGTCGATCCGACCGATGGGCGGGGTGCCCGGTTTGTCGTCACGCTTCCGACCTGTCTGCCGGTTCCGGCGGCCTTGACCCACGAGACGCTCTTCAGTCGCAACTAA
- a CDS encoding S8 family peptidase, with amino-acid sequence MRTSTNNKKHFMGNAVAVGALTILMSVSVAPARQVMKIANVSAEGGGSSMVVVQPEPVVVKAHDEIRQAARLDPVQSMRVIVSYSSESGDAELARLETLGGSDIQRMPRVNGYAVTLTAAAAGSLATDSGVLWVTPDGQLRASLDVGVPSMGSESDSPLRNDTPYRGAGVGVAILDSGVNPHPDLAGRIVATVDLSDYEGFDPRDAPLDESFEGFVSAGNTYDMNTIGEPDNQAVMMEQTTQSGSAPAPSPDPVVGPDLFGHGTHVAGIVAGDGSQSGGQFVGVAPEANIIDVKVLDDEGLGTVSNVIAGLEWVIDHKETYNIRVVVMSLGKPIFEKAELDPLVLATVRAWDAGIAVLTSAGNFGNNGHLTITSPGNAREIITVGSLTDWNTLVLGDDAVSTYSSRGPTFLDHVLKPDVIAPGNRIVSLRTPGSGLEQVLPDNVVAAAGESAGTASYFELSGTSMATPMAAGLAAIMIDKDPSLNPATIKARLMATARKKIDRSPFAQGSGSVVLQDALMSKLEIDRAPSPTVYRDKDVPGLFYIDDIGRLWGDTLLWSDTLLWSDTLLWSDTLLWSDTLLWSDTLLWSDTLLWSDTLLWSDTLLWSD; translated from the coding sequence GTGAGAACGTCCACGAACAACAAAAAGCATTTCATGGGCAACGCGGTCGCCGTCGGTGCGTTGACAATCCTCATGTCCGTGTCGGTCGCTCCGGCACGCCAGGTCATGAAGATCGCGAACGTCAGCGCTGAAGGCGGTGGTAGCTCAATGGTTGTCGTCCAACCTGAGCCCGTCGTCGTCAAGGCCCATGACGAGATCCGCCAGGCCGCCCGACTGGACCCCGTCCAGTCGATGCGTGTCATCGTCTCCTACAGCAGTGAGAGCGGTGATGCCGAGTTGGCCCGACTCGAGACCCTCGGCGGCTCAGACATCCAACGGATGCCCAGAGTCAACGGCTATGCCGTCACGCTGACCGCCGCCGCCGCGGGATCTCTTGCGACGGATTCCGGTGTCCTGTGGGTGACCCCGGATGGGCAGCTGCGGGCATCTCTCGATGTCGGCGTCCCGTCCATGGGTTCCGAATCCGACTCTCCGCTTCGCAACGACACTCCGTATCGCGGAGCCGGTGTGGGTGTGGCGATCCTGGATAGCGGCGTCAACCCGCATCCCGATCTCGCCGGCCGCATCGTCGCTACCGTCGATCTCAGCGATTATGAGGGGTTCGACCCGCGCGACGCGCCGCTGGACGAGTCGTTCGAAGGCTTCGTCAGTGCCGGGAACACCTACGACATGAACACGATCGGCGAACCAGACAACCAGGCCGTGATGATGGAGCAAACCACGCAGAGTGGCAGTGCTCCTGCGCCGTCACCCGACCCGGTGGTCGGCCCGGACCTCTTCGGTCACGGCACCCACGTGGCCGGCATCGTCGCCGGTGACGGCAGCCAGTCCGGCGGCCAGTTCGTCGGTGTCGCTCCGGAAGCCAACATCATTGACGTCAAGGTCCTCGACGACGAGGGTCTCGGCACGGTCTCCAACGTGATCGCAGGTCTCGAGTGGGTCATCGATCACAAAGAGACCTACAACATCCGCGTGGTCGTCATGTCCCTCGGCAAACCGATCTTCGAGAAGGCCGAGCTGGATCCGCTGGTGTTGGCCACGGTTCGTGCATGGGACGCCGGCATCGCCGTGTTGACCTCCGCCGGAAATTTTGGCAACAACGGTCACCTTACGATCACGAGCCCCGGCAACGCCCGGGAGATCATCACCGTCGGTTCTCTGACCGACTGGAACACCCTGGTCCTCGGTGACGACGCCGTCTCGACGTACTCGTCTCGCGGTCCGACCTTCCTCGACCACGTCCTCAAGCCGGATGTGATCGCGCCTGGTAACCGCATCGTCTCTCTGAGAACACCGGGCTCCGGGCTCGAGCAAGTGCTTCCCGACAACGTGGTCGCCGCCGCCGGTGAGAGCGCGGGAACCGCCAGCTACTTCGAGCTGTCCGGCACCAGCATGGCGACGCCGATGGCCGCCGGCCTGGCCGCCATCATGATCGACAAGGACCCATCGCTGAACCCCGCCACGATCAAGGCGCGACTCATGGCAACCGCCCGCAAGAAGATCGACCGAAGCCCGTTCGCTCAGGGTTCGGGTTCGGTGGTCCTACAGGACGCCCTGATGTCGAAGCTCGAGATCGATCGTGCTCCGTCGCCGACCGTCTACCGCGACAAGGATGTTCCCGGTCTGTTCTACATCGACGACATCGGTCGACTGTGGGGGGACACCCTGCTGTGGTCCGACACGCTGCTGTGGTCCGACACCCTACTGTGGTCCGACACGCTGCTGTGGTCCGACACGCTGCTGTGGTCCGACACGCTGCTGTGGTCCGACACGCTGCTGTGGTCCGACACGCTGCTGTGGTCCGACACCCTGCTTTGGTCTGACTGA
- a CDS encoding beta-N-acetylglucosaminidase domain-containing protein, with the protein MTRSFLFALLVVLGIGPASWAEEPTAAVRILDVGPIRDIDALAPHLRWAAAHGWDAIRMELPHALDPSVSQSEPATTLLEVVELCEELELTAMLQLFPEGSPRPRHPPDYGSRRDLRSLRNRIGRWIERAPLAEWSLSFRGGLAQHSRLGNGTLDLQPTHPKQLGLAAQVHADHPDVRLWVEPTHSTTESIATLDDDVRRQVLESWKRLPDSIGVIWAGPRLVNPSIERNEIEEARPLFGSRPMLLLDRFPDGYAATAHPLSLVLAPLSGRDPALVTMLDGYLSRPMGQLGGARLSLTTVAAFFEDPEGYDPQRAIERAVNRFVGKSSEARDALRTQILEWGGAPGEHNDARFPANDERMAARSLRDPARVARWRWTELRYPERMGKLTALTDEAFRQDLLEAMSRRLAIARAIPAAQQLRQRQTEPGQWETAGKMLRTMQERLRERPLALTSLVRFLRAAGLSDTVVEPRRTER; encoded by the coding sequence ATGACCCGTTCGTTCCTGTTTGCGTTGTTGGTCGTTCTCGGAATCGGGCCGGCTTCGTGGGCTGAGGAGCCGACGGCCGCGGTCCGCATCCTGGACGTGGGACCGATCCGAGATATCGATGCGCTAGCCCCTCACCTTCGGTGGGCCGCAGCGCACGGATGGGACGCGATCCGCATGGAACTCCCTCACGCGCTCGACCCCAGCGTCAGCCAGAGCGAGCCCGCGACCACGTTGCTGGAAGTGGTCGAGCTTTGCGAGGAACTGGAACTGACAGCGATGCTGCAACTCTTTCCGGAGGGCAGCCCGCGACCCCGTCACCCACCGGACTACGGATCCCGACGCGACCTACGCTCTTTACGCAATCGGATTGGCCGGTGGATCGAGCGGGCACCCCTGGCCGAATGGAGCCTCTCGTTCCGCGGTGGACTCGCACAACATTCGCGCCTCGGAAACGGAACCCTCGATCTCCAGCCGACCCATCCGAAACAACTGGGGCTCGCCGCTCAGGTCCACGCCGACCACCCTGACGTTCGCCTGTGGGTCGAACCCACCCACTCGACGACCGAGTCCATCGCAACCCTCGACGACGATGTTCGACGTCAGGTCCTCGAGTCGTGGAAACGGCTACCGGACTCCATCGGTGTCATCTGGGCGGGCCCCAGGCTGGTAAACCCAAGCATCGAGCGAAACGAAATCGAAGAAGCCCGGCCACTGTTCGGATCCCGACCCATGTTGCTGCTCGATCGTTTCCCCGATGGCTACGCGGCCACGGCACACCCTCTCTCGTTGGTGCTGGCTCCCCTCTCGGGGCGGGACCCGGCTCTCGTCACGATGCTCGACGGCTATCTCAGTCGACCCATGGGCCAACTGGGCGGGGCGCGCCTGTCGTTGACGACGGTCGCCGCGTTCTTCGAGGATCCTGAGGGCTACGACCCCCAACGTGCGATCGAACGGGCGGTGAACCGATTCGTCGGCAAATCGAGCGAGGCGCGAGATGCGCTTCGTACGCAGATCCTTGAATGGGGCGGCGCCCCGGGCGAACACAACGACGCGCGGTTCCCGGCCAACGATGAACGGATGGCCGCACGCTCGCTCCGAGATCCGGCCCGTGTTGCCCGCTGGCGTTGGACGGAGCTCCGCTATCCGGAACGGATGGGCAAGCTCACGGCGTTGACCGACGAAGCATTCCGCCAGGACCTCCTGGAGGCGATGTCCCGAAGGCTCGCCATCGCCCGAGCGATCCCGGCAGCGCAACAACTTCGACAACGACAGACAGAGCCCGGCCAGTGGGAGACCGCCGGCAAGATGCTTCGAACCATGCAAGAGCGACTGCGAGAGCGTCCACTGGCGCTAACCAGCCTCGTACGATTCCTACGAGCCGCGGGCCTCTCGGACACGGTCGTGGAGCCACGCCGGACAGAACGCTAG
- a CDS encoding RluA family pseudouridine synthase, with amino-acid sequence MTAESGDERWSFSVDEEADGQRLDHYLSGHFPHVTRSSLRRWIDGGHVTVNGKSRPKAGLSLQLGQTIVVVPPPPPASSLTPESIPLPILYRDDHLVVIDKPAGIVVHPGHGCDSGTLVHGLLGLGIRLSTVGGDRRPGIVHRLDRETSGALVVACTDAAHLSLSQAFAERRVTKQYNALVWGRPQETSGTIDRGIGRSSRDPTRMTVRETRGPVRSAVTHFRTVEEMPGFALLDIGIETGRTHQIRVHLQSMHHPVVGDERYGGRPWKGVQDPRKRKALREFERLALHAHRLEFAHPVTGETICCEAPLPESFQSLLEILREDA; translated from the coding sequence ATGACCGCCGAATCGGGAGATGAACGCTGGTCGTTTTCCGTCGATGAGGAGGCGGACGGTCAGAGGCTCGATCACTATCTGAGCGGTCACTTCCCCCACGTCACGCGCTCGAGCCTGCGCCGCTGGATCGATGGCGGCCATGTCACCGTGAACGGAAAGAGCCGTCCCAAGGCGGGCCTTTCTTTACAACTCGGCCAGACGATCGTCGTCGTCCCACCTCCACCGCCCGCCTCGTCGTTGACCCCGGAGTCGATTCCGCTACCCATCCTCTACCGGGACGATCATCTCGTCGTCATCGATAAGCCGGCCGGCATCGTCGTACATCCCGGACACGGCTGCGATAGCGGCACGTTGGTCCACGGGCTCCTCGGGCTGGGGATACGGTTGTCGACCGTCGGTGGCGACCGAAGACCGGGCATCGTTCACCGCCTCGATCGTGAGACGTCCGGGGCCCTGGTCGTCGCATGCACGGACGCAGCACACCTTTCGCTCTCGCAGGCATTCGCCGAGCGTCGCGTGACGAAGCAGTACAACGCGCTCGTCTGGGGGCGACCACAGGAAACGTCGGGCACGATCGATCGCGGGATCGGGCGGAGCAGTCGCGACCCGACGCGCATGACGGTTCGCGAGACCCGCGGCCCGGTTCGCTCCGCCGTCACTCATTTCCGCACGGTCGAGGAGATGCCCGGCTTCGCACTTCTCGACATCGGTATCGAGACGGGACGCACACATCAGATTCGAGTCCATCTTCAATCGATGCATCATCCGGTCGTGGGAGACGAACGCTATGGTGGGCGGCCGTGGAAGGGTGTGCAGGACCCGCGGAAGAGGAAGGCGCTGAGAGAGTTCGAGCGGCTGGCTCTACATGCCCATCGCCTGGAGTTCGCGCATCCGGTGACCGGCGAAACGATCTGCTGTGAGGCTCCGCTTCCGGAGTCCTTTCAGTCGCTTCTCGAGATTCTCAGAGAGGACGCCTGA
- a CDS encoding hybrid sensor histidine kinase/response regulator: protein MATTTAHLLVVDDDPRNRRLLVGMLEPEGYRVTCAESGEQAIALTRELGPDVLLLDVTMPGMDGIEACRRIKADPANAGRQVMIVTALDHSDAKVTGLDAGADDYLPKPLRREELLARVRALLRARRLYCELEAARAQLTLRNEELELKRTLAQSLVHDLKNPLTAIMGNLDLMARVGPESCEHTVARARESANRMRLLILDLLDIERMECGNLRPTRSSMDVLELLEQTVEGIRVSAARDEIELVVEGEDSVPMDADASLLRRVAENLIANAVRHSPRGGVVTVKVSRRADRVDISVADQGHGIPEEIRERVFEKYFVADQSNSAAREENRGLGLTFCQLAVEAHGGSICVESSSEGGALFRATLPWGGCQPATLVTA from the coding sequence ATGGCGACGACTACCGCCCATCTGCTCGTCGTTGACGATGACCCCCGTAACCGCCGACTGCTGGTGGGCATGTTGGAGCCCGAAGGCTATCGGGTGACCTGTGCCGAGTCCGGAGAACAGGCGATCGCGTTGACCCGCGAACTGGGCCCCGATGTGCTGCTGCTCGATGTGACCATGCCGGGCATGGATGGGATCGAGGCCTGTCGTCGGATCAAGGCGGATCCCGCCAATGCCGGCCGCCAGGTGATGATCGTCACCGCCCTCGACCATTCGGATGCCAAGGTGACCGGACTGGACGCCGGTGCCGATGACTACCTTCCCAAGCCGCTCCGTCGTGAGGAGCTACTGGCCCGGGTGCGGGCTCTGCTACGCGCCCGCCGGCTGTACTGCGAGCTTGAAGCGGCCCGTGCTCAACTGACCCTCCGCAACGAGGAGCTGGAACTCAAACGGACCCTGGCACAGTCTCTGGTCCACGATCTAAAGAATCCGCTGACGGCGATCATGGGCAACCTGGATCTGATGGCCCGGGTCGGTCCCGAGAGCTGCGAGCACACCGTCGCGCGAGCGCGGGAGAGCGCAAACAGAATGCGTCTGCTGATCCTGGATCTCCTCGATATCGAGCGGATGGAGTGCGGGAATCTGCGCCCCACGCGAAGCTCGATGGACGTGCTCGAGCTTCTGGAGCAGACCGTCGAGGGTATTCGTGTCTCCGCTGCGCGGGACGAAATCGAACTCGTGGTCGAGGGCGAAGACTCGGTTCCAATGGACGCCGATGCTTCCTTGCTCCGACGGGTGGCCGAGAACCTGATCGCGAACGCCGTCCGGCACTCGCCCCGAGGTGGGGTCGTGACCGTGAAGGTCTCCCGTCGTGCCGATCGTGTCGATATCAGCGTGGCCGACCAGGGCCACGGCATACCCGAGGAGATACGGGAGCGGGTCTTCGAGAAGTACTTCGTCGCCGACCAGTCGAACTCGGCAGCCCGGGAAGAGAACCGTGGCCTCGGGCTGACCTTCTGCCAGCTGGCCGTCGAGGCCCACGGCGGATCGATCTGTGTCGAATCTTCCTCCGAGGGGGGCGCGCTGTTTCGCGCCACCCTGCCGTGGGGTGGCTGTCAACCCGCAACCCTTGTCACCGCCTGA
- a CDS encoding DUF2520 domain-containing protein encodes MPPSRPSITLVGAGKLARAILPGLQDADYTVDAVVSTDGSSARRLVASFPGPRVIAIDDVVSHGSSLVLLAVPDRCIVEVARRLANDDEPWSGRSVMHHAGALDLSPLEALQAHGASVGLLHPLQSLGHDAAQLNSLRGSWARVDGCDAGLAVASRLCTDIGLHRLPLTSLSDSERARYHAAAALASNDVIGLLGLATEILAGLGIDRRTAGSAITRLAAGTTSQADHGGLASALTGPVVRGDAEVVARHLDALSEIGNDPFTIHTRLSRQLLALAIDSDEASRERLAKIARILDDAG; translated from the coding sequence ATGCCCCCGTCACGCCCCTCGATCACCCTCGTCGGCGCGGGCAAGCTCGCGCGCGCGATCCTGCCGGGGCTTCAAGATGCCGACTACACCGTCGACGCCGTCGTCTCGACTGATGGCAGCAGCGCACGTCGGCTGGTGGCGTCGTTCCCCGGCCCGCGGGTTATCGCGATCGACGACGTTGTGAGTCATGGATCGTCGCTGGTTCTTCTGGCGGTCCCCGACCGTTGCATCGTCGAGGTGGCTCGTCGTCTCGCCAACGACGATGAGCCGTGGAGCGGTCGTAGCGTCATGCATCACGCGGGAGCGCTCGACCTGTCCCCGCTCGAAGCGTTGCAGGCACACGGCGCGTCGGTCGGCCTACTTCACCCGTTGCAGTCCCTCGGTCATGACGCCGCCCAACTGAATAGCCTCCGGGGAAGTTGGGCACGTGTCGACGGCTGTGACGCAGGCCTGGCCGTCGCCTCTCGGCTCTGCACCGACATCGGGTTACACCGGCTGCCGTTGACGTCCCTCAGCGACAGCGAGCGCGCGCGCTACCACGCGGCCGCCGCGTTGGCCTCGAACGACGTGATCGGACTGCTCGGTCTGGCCACCGAAATTCTGGCCGGGCTGGGCATCGATCGCCGGACCGCGGGATCCGCCATCACGCGTCTCGCCGCGGGGACGACAAGCCAGGCCGATCACGGTGGCCTCGCCTCGGCCCTAACGGGCCCCGTGGTGCGTGGCGACGCAGAGGTTGTGGCACGGCACCTCGATGCACTCTCGGAGATCGGCAACGATCCGTTCACGATTCACACACGGCTCTCCAGGCAACTCCTGGCTCTGGCGATCGATAGCGACGAGGCGTCGCGGGAACGACTCGCAAAGATCGCCCGAATCCTCGACGACGCTGGCTGA
- a CDS encoding sigma-54 dependent transcriptional regulator yields the protein METEGARILLADDEWTVLETYAEILRSAGHQVDTTTNGEEVLAKVREREYDLLLTDLVIPPTDGITVLKEAKKVRPSMLGVVFSGHCDVTNVLAAFRSGALDVLEKPLPTESLLSLAQRAVSIREMGDRRRKLSEELESERTRVLQLQQQIGKEDPFSGIVGRSSMMQGFIETLREVARTDSTVLLTGESGTGKSLIARAIHEASIRRKHPFVEANCVVYSEGVLHSELFGHERGAFTGAARTKKGRFELAHGGTLFLDEIGEIPPSTQLLLLRVLQERTFERVGGEETLDADVRLIAATNRDLHEAIEQGTFRSDLFYRLNVIPVHLPSLREHPEDIPVLAQHFVREYTEQLGRGPEGFDDETLDLLVHYSWPGNVRELQNMIERLVVLNSGSKIESSTVPESVRQAATEAGRKTAPGTLKQLERERIEIALREAGGNKKLAARKLGIHRSTLYAKMRRYGLDPVAVPQV from the coding sequence ATGGAAACCGAAGGCGCACGGATCCTACTCGCCGACGACGAGTGGACGGTGCTCGAGACCTATGCCGAGATCCTGCGGAGTGCGGGGCACCAGGTCGACACCACGACCAACGGCGAGGAAGTGTTGGCCAAGGTCCGCGAGCGGGAGTACGACCTACTCCTCACCGACCTGGTCATCCCACCCACCGACGGCATCACGGTCTTGAAAGAGGCCAAGAAGGTCCGACCCTCCATGCTGGGTGTCGTGTTCAGCGGCCACTGCGATGTGACCAATGTCCTGGCGGCGTTTCGCTCCGGTGCTCTGGATGTCCTGGAGAAGCCGCTTCCCACCGAGAGTCTTCTGAGTCTGGCCCAGCGAGCGGTGTCGATCCGCGAGATGGGGGACCGACGTCGAAAGCTCAGCGAGGAGCTGGAGAGCGAGCGCACGCGGGTACTCCAACTCCAGCAGCAGATCGGCAAGGAAGATCCGTTCTCCGGCATCGTCGGCCGCTCATCGATGATGCAGGGGTTCATCGAGACGCTGCGAGAGGTCGCGCGGACCGACTCCACGGTGCTCCTCACCGGCGAGAGTGGCACCGGCAAGAGCCTGATCGCCCGGGCGATCCACGAGGCGTCCATCCGTCGGAAGCATCCGTTCGTCGAGGCCAACTGCGTGGTCTACTCCGAGGGCGTGTTGCACTCGGAGCTGTTCGGTCATGAGCGCGGCGCGTTCACCGGTGCGGCACGAACCAAGAAGGGTCGCTTCGAGTTGGCCCACGGCGGCACCCTGTTCCTCGACGAGATCGGCGAGATCCCGCCGTCCACCCAGCTGTTATTGCTACGCGTCCTCCAGGAACGGACCTTCGAGCGGGTCGGTGGCGAGGAGACGTTGGATGCCGATGTGCGCCTGATCGCCGCGACCAACCGCGACCTCCACGAGGCGATCGAGCAGGGGACCTTCCGATCGGACCTGTTCTATCGGTTGAACGTCATCCCGGTTCATTTGCCGTCGCTACGGGAGCACCCGGAGGATATTCCGGTCCTGGCTCAACACTTCGTTCGCGAGTACACCGAGCAGCTGGGTCGGGGGCCCGAGGGCTTCGACGACGAGACGCTGGATCTGCTGGTCCACTATTCGTGGCCCGGCAACGTCCGCGAACTACAGAACATGATCGAGCGTCTGGTGGTTCTGAACTCCGGCAGCAAGATCGAGAGTTCGACCGTCCCCGAATCGGTCCGTCAGGCCGCCACCGAGGCGGGCCGCAAGACCGCACCCGGGACCCTGAAACAGCTGGAGCGGGAGCGGATCGAGATCGCGCTACGCGAGGCCGGTGGCAACAAGAAGCTGGCGGCCCGCAAGCTGGGAATCCATCGCAGCACGTTGTACGCGAAGATGCGTCGCTATGGGTTGGACCCGGTCGCCGTCCCACAGGTCTGA
- a CDS encoding response regulator codes for MNKRPIVGFVVLTVFAAVLSVLSIWTPLTGDTWMGTFLLATLVALAGATPVRLPGIKTSVSATDPFVFTALAAYGPLSACVVAAAGVLGSVLRRTGRNSMRLTFNLANVVLSSAIAGHVFVAMGGADIDGVLVRVWPLILATTVYFMLNTLLVSGVIVLQTGKKFFPTWSQSGLWTAVSAYAGLTLAAGLLWLLDLIGPSGLALGIPPCWLLAAFYRSHKERQEEQSRRIEQVEDLNVALEDKVDERTRELQEAVAQIESRNDQLKNANVGLINANRAKSEFLANVSHELRTPLNAIIGFSELLREKSFGDLNGQQSEFVSDIHDSGEHLLSLINDILDLSKIEAGRMELHKEPVEVGRAIREAAAMLHPQAAKCGLELGVTCENESDIALLDAGLFRQVFVNLLSNAVKFTPAGGRVEIGARRDGDDLLVHVSDTGIGIPKEHVERIFNEFYQVDGSYSRQFEGTGLGLALVRRMVQLQGGDIRAESTPGEGSRFEIRFQACMQQSVSKPAVQDEMTLVATLPALDGSQRAVLIVEDNPTNRKLTRNILTNHGYEVLEAKTGEEALDVLSTRTPDLVLMDLQLPGMDGLETTRRLRQNPRTADLQIVALTAHAKAVDETRARAAGCDGYITKPIRLSQFPTEIQSYLRDEAVSC; via the coding sequence ATGAACAAGCGACCGATCGTCGGTTTCGTGGTCCTGACCGTATTCGCTGCCGTCCTCTCCGTGCTGTCGATCTGGACTCCGTTGACCGGCGACACCTGGATGGGCACGTTCCTGCTGGCGACGCTGGTCGCACTGGCCGGTGCCACGCCGGTCCGACTCCCGGGGATCAAGACATCGGTCTCCGCGACCGACCCGTTTGTCTTCACGGCCCTGGCGGCCTACGGCCCGCTGTCGGCCTGCGTGGTCGCCGCCGCCGGCGTCCTCGGAAGTGTGCTTCGCCGAACAGGCCGCAACTCGATGCGGTTGACGTTCAATCTCGCCAACGTCGTTCTCTCCAGCGCCATCGCCGGACACGTCTTCGTGGCCATGGGTGGTGCGGACATCGACGGCGTCCTGGTACGAGTCTGGCCGCTGATCCTCGCGACGACCGTCTACTTCATGTTGAACACCCTTCTGGTCTCGGGCGTGATTGTCCTGCAGACGGGCAAGAAGTTCTTCCCGACCTGGTCCCAGTCCGGCCTCTGGACGGCCGTCTCCGCCTATGCCGGCCTGACGCTCGCAGCGGGCCTCCTGTGGTTGCTGGATCTGATCGGGCCGTCCGGGCTCGCGCTTGGGATTCCGCCGTGTTGGCTGTTGGCTGCCTTCTATCGTTCGCACAAGGAGCGACAGGAAGAACAGTCGCGACGCATCGAGCAGGTCGAGGACCTCAACGTCGCGCTAGAGGACAAGGTCGACGAGCGGACCCGCGAACTGCAAGAAGCCGTGGCTCAGATCGAGTCGCGGAACGATCAGCTCAAGAACGCCAACGTCGGTCTGATCAATGCCAACCGCGCCAAGAGCGAGTTCCTGGCCAACGTGTCCCACGAGCTGCGTACTCCGCTGAATGCGATCATCGGGTTCTCGGAGCTCCTTCGCGAGAAGAGCTTCGGCGATCTGAACGGTCAGCAATCCGAATTCGTATCGGATATCCACGACAGCGGAGAGCATCTACTCAGCCTGATCAATGACATCCTCGACCTCTCCAAGATCGAGGCCGGTCGGATGGAACTTCACAAGGAACCGGTCGAGGTCGGGCGCGCGATCCGCGAGGCTGCGGCCATGCTTCACCCGCAGGCGGCCAAGTGTGGTCTCGAGCTGGGTGTTACCTGCGAGAACGAGTCTGACATCGCGCTCCTGGATGCGGGCCTGTTCCGTCAGGTCTTCGTCAATCTGCTAAGCAACGCCGTAAAATTCACACCGGCGGGTGGTCGAGTCGAGATCGGTGCCCGTCGCGACGGCGATGATCTGCTGGTTCACGTCTCCGATACCGGGATCGGCATCCCGAAGGAGCATGTCGAACGGATCTTCAACGAGTTCTACCAGGTGGATGGCTCCTACTCGAGGCAATTCGAGGGGACGGGTCTTGGCCTGGCCCTCGTGCGCCGGATGGTGCAACTCCAGGGTGGTGACATCCGCGCCGAGTCGACCCCGGGCGAGGGTTCGCGATTCGAGATTCGCTTCCAGGCCTGTATGCAACAGTCCGTATCCAAGCCTGCGGTCCAGGACGAGATGACCCTGGTGGCGACCCTGCCGGCCCTCGATGGCTCGCAGCGAGCCGTCCTGATCGTCGAAGACAACCCGACCAACCGAAAGCTCACACGCAATATCCTGACGAACCATGGCTATGAGGTTCTCGAGGCGAAGACCGGCGAAGAGGCGCTTGACGTGCTCTCGACGCGGACACCGGATCTGGTCTTGATGGATCTTCAATTGCCGGGCATGGACGGTCTTGAGACGACACGACGTTTACGACAGAATCCGCGTACGGCCGATCTGCAGATCGTCGCGTTGACGGCTCACGCAAAGGCCGTCGACGAGACTCGTGCGCGGGCCGCCGGTTGTGATGGGTACATCACGAAGCCGATTCGTCTCTCGCAATTTCCGACCGAGATTCAGTCGTACCTGCGGGACGAGGCCGTCAGCTGCTAG